The following proteins come from a genomic window of Actinacidiphila yeochonensis CN732:
- a CDS encoding biotin transporter BioY translates to MSTAAPTAPGLVLADLLPASTAARARLRDAGLVLGGAALTGLAAQLSVPVPGSPVPVTGQTFAALLVGAALGSRRGAASLGLYAVAGMAGLPWFAGASSGWSMPTLGYVLGMVLASAVVGGLARRGGDRTVLRTAGVMLLGSAVVYAVGVPYLAHAAHLSAGQAFRLGLRPYLLGDALKAALAMGALPAAWRLTR, encoded by the coding sequence TTGAGCACCGCCGCACCCACCGCCCCCGGCCTCGTCCTGGCCGACCTGCTGCCCGCCTCCACCGCCGCCCGGGCGCGGCTGCGGGACGCGGGCCTGGTGCTGGGCGGCGCGGCTCTCACCGGCCTCGCCGCGCAGCTGTCCGTCCCCGTGCCGGGCTCGCCGGTGCCGGTCACCGGCCAGACCTTCGCCGCCCTGCTGGTCGGCGCCGCCCTCGGCAGCCGGCGCGGCGCCGCCTCGCTCGGCCTTTACGCCGTCGCGGGCATGGCCGGACTGCCCTGGTTCGCCGGCGCCTCCTCCGGCTGGTCGATGCCCACCCTCGGCTACGTCCTGGGCATGGTGCTGGCCTCGGCCGTCGTCGGCGGGCTGGCCCGGCGCGGCGGTGACCGCACGGTGCTGCGCACGGCGGGCGTGATGCTGCTCGGGTCGGCCGTCGTCTACGCGGTCGGCGTCCCGTACCTGGCCCACGCGGCGCACCTGTCCGCAGGGCAGGCGTTCCGGCTCGGGCTGCGCCCCTACCTCCTCGGCGACGCGCTCAAGGCCGCCCTGGCGATGGGCGCGCTGCCCGCCGCCTGGCGCCTCACCCGCTGA
- a CDS encoding SpoIIE family protein phosphatase, which yields MVDAVVGEEFRLRWRRRLHRIRVAVRRVGVDYFRGDASDWAGLAVVAAAIPVLAVTTVFIPVWCPPGALVLPILAGGLLLRPASLLLLYAGSALALVVESAVLGPYREGPARVTPGTVLLVTAVALTGLVIAQFRARVGVPWRRGHTMLFDLRERIRVQSRLPHLPAGWHAEMALRPAGGQSFSGDFVVATRTSGGRVLEAVLTDVSGKGMDAASRSLLLSGAFGGLLGSLPPHAFLGAANGYLLRQNWDEGFATSVHLVLDLESGDYELLSAGHLPGIQLHAGTGRWEEKAAEGPLLGVYDGAEFHGCKGTLASGDMLMLFTDGLVETADRDISEGMDRLMGEAERLVATGFRGAAWRLIEAVAKDVNDDRALLLVCRD from the coding sequence ATGGTTGACGCGGTGGTGGGCGAAGAGTTCCGGCTCCGGTGGCGCAGAAGGCTGCACCGGATCCGCGTCGCCGTGCGCCGTGTCGGGGTGGACTACTTCCGCGGCGACGCCTCCGACTGGGCCGGCCTGGCCGTGGTGGCGGCGGCGATACCGGTGCTGGCGGTCACCACGGTGTTCATACCCGTGTGGTGCCCGCCGGGCGCCCTGGTGCTGCCGATACTGGCCGGCGGGCTGCTGCTGCGCCCGGCGAGCCTGCTCCTGCTGTACGCCGGCTCCGCGCTGGCGCTGGTGGTCGAGTCGGCGGTGCTGGGCCCGTACCGGGAGGGCCCGGCGCGGGTCACCCCGGGCACGGTGCTGCTGGTCACGGCGGTGGCCCTGACGGGGCTGGTGATCGCCCAGTTCAGGGCCCGGGTCGGGGTGCCGTGGCGGCGGGGCCACACCATGCTGTTCGACCTGCGCGAGCGGATCAGGGTGCAGAGCCGGCTGCCGCACCTGCCGGCCGGCTGGCACGCGGAGATGGCGCTGCGCCCGGCCGGCGGCCAGTCGTTCTCCGGGGACTTCGTGGTGGCCACCCGCACCTCGGGCGGCCGGGTGCTGGAGGCGGTGCTCACCGACGTGTCCGGCAAGGGCATGGACGCCGCGTCCCGTTCACTGCTGCTGTCGGGGGCGTTCGGCGGGCTGCTGGGCTCGCTGCCGCCGCACGCCTTCCTGGGCGCCGCCAACGGCTACCTGCTGCGGCAGAACTGGGACGAGGGGTTCGCCACTTCGGTGCACCTGGTGCTCGACCTGGAGAGCGGCGACTACGAACTGCTGTCCGCGGGGCACCTCCCGGGGATTCAGCTGCACGCCGGGACCGGGCGCTGGGAGGAGAAGGCCGCCGAGGGTCCGCTGCTGGGCGTCTACGACGGCGCCGAGTTCCACGGCTGCAAGGGGACGTTGGCCTCCGGGGACATGCTGATGCTGTTCACCGACGGGCTGGTGGAGACCGCCGACCGGGACATCTCCGAGGGCATGGACCGGCTGATGGGCGAGGCGGAACGGCTGGTGGCGACCGGATTCCGGGGCGCCGCCTGGCGGTTGATCGAGGCGGTGGCCAAAGACGTCAACGACGACCGGGCGTTGCTGTTGGTGTGCCGCGACTAG
- a CDS encoding asparaginase: MRNVVVISTGGTIASRWQGDGYAAEAAGSEVLAAGAVPEGVEVRVVDLFTVNSSRITTAHQLRLLRTVHEVLADPAVSGVVVTHGTDTLEESAFLVDLFHDDPRPVVFTGAQKPLDAEDGDAAGNLYDALLTASSGRDIGAVITFAGQVFAARGTVKKHTLDAHAFGDPDGLPLGRVEFGRVSWGRRRPRPAALPLPPEAAGHPRVDIITHHSDADTVLLDAALAAGARGVVLAGTGAGNLTPPIVDSVRRAVADGVLVVVSTRVAAGSVAPLYTGGGAVDLVAAGAELAGTLRPAQARVAVLAALLAAGDTKGADGANRAEGGGGTPGAADGNGPAEVLRQVLRAEPQSLPASELYLADGVGH, from the coding sequence ATGCGCAATGTCGTGGTCATCAGCACCGGGGGGACCATCGCCAGCCGCTGGCAGGGGGACGGTTACGCCGCCGAGGCGGCCGGCAGCGAGGTGCTCGCCGCCGGCGCGGTGCCCGAGGGGGTCGAGGTGCGGGTCGTCGACCTCTTCACCGTCAACAGCTCCAGGATCACCACCGCCCACCAGCTGCGGCTGCTGCGCACCGTGCACGAGGTGCTCGCCGACCCCGCCGTGAGCGGTGTCGTCGTCACCCACGGCACCGACACGTTGGAGGAGTCGGCCTTCCTCGTCGACCTCTTCCACGACGACCCCCGCCCCGTGGTCTTCACCGGCGCCCAGAAGCCGCTGGACGCCGAGGACGGCGACGCGGCCGGCAACCTGTACGACGCGCTGCTCACCGCCTCCTCCGGCCGCGACATCGGCGCCGTCATCACCTTCGCCGGGCAGGTCTTCGCCGCCCGGGGCACCGTCAAGAAGCACACCCTGGACGCCCACGCCTTCGGCGACCCCGACGGACTCCCGCTCGGCCGGGTCGAGTTCGGCCGGGTCAGCTGGGGCCGCCGGCGCCCCCGCCCGGCCGCGCTGCCGCTGCCGCCGGAGGCCGCCGGGCACCCGCGGGTGGACATCATCACCCACCACAGCGACGCCGACACCGTGCTCCTGGACGCCGCGCTGGCCGCCGGCGCCCGCGGCGTCGTGCTGGCCGGCACCGGCGCCGGGAACCTCACCCCGCCGATCGTCGACAGCGTCCGCCGGGCCGTCGCCGACGGCGTGCTGGTGGTCGTCAGCACACGAGTGGCGGCCGGCAGCGTGGCGCCCCTGTACACCGGCGGGGGAGCGGTCGACCTGGTCGCCGCAGGCGCCGAACTCGCCGGCACCCTGCGTCCGGCGCAGGCCCGGGTCGCCGTCCTCGCCGCCCTGCTCGCGGCGGGCGACACCAAGGGGGCCGACGGGGCGAACCGGGCCGAAGGGGGCGGCGGGACCCCCGGGGCCGCGGACGGGAACGGCCCGGCGGAGGTGCTGCGCCAGGTGCTGCGGGCCGAGCCGCAGTCCCTGCCCGCGTCAGAGCTTTATCTGGCTGATGGTGTCGGCCACTGA
- a CDS encoding ribose-5-phosphate isomerase, with amino-acid sequence MRVYIGSDHAGFDLKNHLVAWLGANGHEAVDCGPQILDAEDDYPPFCLRAAERTAADPDALGIVIGGSGNGEQIAANKVKGVRAALAWSEQTATLAREHNDANVLSVGARMHTEEEAVKFVELFLATPYSHAERHQRRIDMLARYEATGELPPIPAHHPNNQD; translated from the coding sequence ATGCGCGTCTACATCGGCTCCGACCACGCCGGCTTCGACCTCAAGAACCACCTCGTCGCCTGGCTGGGCGCCAACGGCCACGAGGCCGTCGACTGCGGCCCCCAGATCCTCGACGCGGAGGACGACTACCCCCCCTTCTGCCTGCGCGCCGCCGAGCGCACGGCCGCCGACCCCGACGCCCTCGGCATCGTGATCGGCGGCTCCGGCAACGGCGAGCAGATCGCCGCCAACAAGGTGAAGGGCGTGCGGGCCGCCCTCGCGTGGAGCGAGCAGACCGCCACCCTCGCCCGGGAGCACAACGACGCCAACGTGCTGAGCGTCGGCGCCCGCATGCACACGGAGGAGGAGGCGGTGAAGTTCGTCGAGCTCTTCCTCGCCACCCCGTACTCGCACGCCGAGCGCCACCAGCGCCGGATCGACATGCTGGCCCGCTACGAGGCCACCGGCGAGCTCCCGCCGATCCCGGCCCACCACCCGAACAACCAGGACTGA
- a CDS encoding Lrp/AsnC family transcriptional regulator, whose protein sequence is MDAIDRSILRELQADGRLSNQELAQRVGLTPSPCLRRVRQLEEDGVIQTYRAVVDPAAVGRGFEVFASVEVRRDPESVAAFESEVQATPDVVEAYRLYGAPGCLLRIAVADSDAYERFWRERLIAMPGVADVNSQMIMKRIKSPQGVPVD, encoded by the coding sequence ATGGACGCGATTGACAGAAGCATCTTGCGCGAACTACAGGCTGACGGTCGGCTGAGCAATCAGGAGCTGGCCCAGCGGGTCGGCCTGACCCCCTCCCCGTGCCTGCGGCGGGTGCGGCAGCTGGAGGAGGACGGGGTGATCCAGACGTACCGCGCCGTGGTCGACCCGGCGGCGGTGGGACGGGGCTTCGAGGTGTTCGCCTCGGTGGAGGTGCGGCGCGACCCGGAGTCGGTGGCCGCCTTCGAGTCGGAGGTGCAGGCCACCCCGGACGTGGTGGAGGCGTACCGGCTGTACGGAGCGCCCGGATGCCTGCTGCGGATCGCGGTCGCGGACTCCGACGCGTACGAGCGGTTCTGGCGGGAGCGGCTGATCGCCATGCCCGGCGTCGCCGACGTCAACTCACAGATGATCATGAAGCGGATCAAGTCGCCCCAGGGCGTACCGGTCGACTGA
- a CDS encoding mycothiol-dependent nitroreductase Rv2466c family protein, translating to MSATETTAGPTPADFWFDPLCPWAWMTSRWMLEVEKVRPVSVRWHVMSLAVLNEDKLDTLPEQYATFLRDAWGPVRVVIAAQQEHGDEVVGPLYTALGTRFHNRELPRTRETILEALEEVGLPAALADYADSDRYDQELRASHKEGIDLVGQDVGTPVIAVPGADGEQVAFFGPVVTPAPKGEAAAKLWDGTLLVASTPGFYELKRTRTQGPVFD from the coding sequence GTGAGCGCCACCGAAACCACGGCCGGACCGACCCCCGCGGACTTCTGGTTCGACCCGCTGTGCCCCTGGGCCTGGATGACCTCGCGCTGGATGCTGGAGGTCGAGAAGGTCCGCCCGGTCTCCGTCCGCTGGCACGTGATGAGCCTCGCCGTGCTCAACGAGGACAAGCTCGACACCCTGCCGGAGCAGTACGCCACCTTCCTGCGGGACGCCTGGGGCCCGGTCCGGGTGGTCATCGCGGCGCAGCAGGAGCACGGCGACGAGGTCGTCGGCCCGCTCTACACCGCCCTCGGCACCCGCTTCCACAACCGCGAGCTGCCCAGGACGCGCGAGACGATCCTGGAGGCGCTGGAGGAGGTCGGCCTGCCCGCCGCCCTGGCCGACTACGCCGACTCGGACCGCTACGACCAGGAGCTGCGCGCCTCCCACAAGGAGGGCATCGACCTGGTCGGCCAGGACGTCGGCACCCCCGTCATCGCGGTGCCCGGCGCCGATGGCGAGCAGGTCGCCTTCTTCGGCCCCGTGGTCACCCCCGCGCCCAAGGGCGAGGCGGCCGCGAAGCTGTGGGACGGCACGCTGCTGGTCGCCTCCACCCCCGGCTTCTACGAGCTCAAGCGGACGCGCACGCAGGGCCCGGTCTTCGACTGA